Proteins from a genomic interval of Desulfuromonas sp.:
- a CDS encoding glycolate oxidase subunit GlcD, producing MISAAAKKTLIERLGEKRVLTEKEDLLTFGYDATPGLQGVPDAVVFPETTEEVGFVIALASEEGMPIVPRGSGTGLSGGSIAPQGGLVLCLTKMNRILEIDEENLTATAQAGVVTLDFFNAVAEKGLFYPPDPGSQKISTLGGNIAEDAGGLRGLKYGVTRDYVMALSGFLADGTPFNTGGKSVKDVAGYALKDLLIGSEGTLAIVTEATLRLIPPPQDKKTILAYFSDTRTAGEAVSKIIAARIIPSTMEIMDKATINCVEDFSAIGLPREMAALLLIEVDGHPAMVAEEAAGVQQVLEEVGAAEVHLARDAEHTAQLAAARRTALSALARVSPTTLLEDATVPRSRLAETFAEIDRLTEKYKLKVGTFGHAGDGNLHPTVLCDERDQDEMERAHAFYEELYDKVLEWGGTVSGEHGIGMAKMGYLKRQIGPGGVAVLRRIKQSFDPGGLLNPGKMFEANGTEAKSE from the coding sequence ATGATTTCAGCAGCTGCAAAAAAGACATTGATTGAGCGTTTGGGAGAAAAACGGGTTCTCACTGAAAAAGAGGATTTGCTGACCTTCGGCTATGATGCAACCCCGGGTCTGCAGGGAGTTCCTGACGCGGTCGTGTTCCCCGAAACGACGGAAGAGGTCGGCTTTGTTATTGCGCTGGCCAGCGAGGAGGGCATGCCGATCGTTCCGCGTGGCTCCGGAACCGGTCTTTCCGGCGGCAGTATTGCTCCGCAAGGGGGCCTGGTGCTTTGCCTCACGAAAATGAATCGTATCCTCGAGATTGATGAAGAGAACCTGACCGCCACCGCCCAGGCCGGGGTCGTGACCCTCGACTTTTTTAATGCCGTCGCTGAAAAAGGACTGTTCTATCCGCCCGATCCGGGCTCGCAGAAGATCTCGACCCTTGGTGGCAATATCGCCGAGGATGCCGGCGGTCTGCGCGGTCTTAAATACGGAGTGACCCGCGATTATGTGATGGCGCTCTCTGGTTTCCTGGCCGATGGCACACCGTTTAATACCGGCGGCAAGAGCGTCAAGGATGTTGCCGGTTATGCCCTGAAGGATTTGCTGATCGGCAGTGAAGGGACCCTTGCGATTGTCACCGAGGCGACCCTCAGGCTGATCCCCCCGCCCCAGGACAAGAAGACGATACTGGCTTATTTTTCCGACACCCGGACGGCCGGCGAGGCGGTCTCGAAGATCATTGCGGCAAGGATTATCCCTTCGACCATGGAGATCATGGACAAGGCGACGATTAACTGCGTCGAGGATTTTTCAGCGATCGGCCTGCCGCGCGAGATGGCGGCGTTGCTGCTGATCGAGGTCGACGGTCACCCGGCGATGGTCGCTGAAGAGGCGGCCGGAGTACAGCAGGTTCTGGAAGAAGTCGGCGCCGCTGAAGTTCATCTGGCCCGTGATGCCGAGCATACCGCCCAGCTGGCGGCGGCCCGCCGGACGGCACTTTCGGCCCTGGCCCGGGTTTCACCGACGACCCTGCTCGAAGATGCGACCGTGCCTCGTTCCCGTCTTGCCGAAACCTTTGCAGAGATCGATCGACTCACCGAAAAATACAAGCTCAAGGTCGGAACCTTCGGTCATGCCGGGGATGGCAATCTGCACCCGACCGTGCTCTGTGATGAACGCGATCAGGATGAGATGGAGCGGGCCCACGCCTTTTACGAGGAGCTGTATGACAAGGTCCTCGAATGGGGTGGAACCGTTTCCGGCGAGCACGGTATCGGCATGGCCAAGATGGGCTACCTCAAACGGCAGATCGGACCCGGCGGCGTTGCCGTACTGCGCCGGATTAAACAGAGTTTTGATCCGGGCGGACTGCTCAATCCCGGAAAGATGTTTGAGGCAAATGGCACGGAGGCCAAAAGTGAATGA
- a CDS encoding peptidase, whose protein sequence is MFSRFLHQTLWTALILFAFNTNSLAAAPDFVQLAKDLKPAVVNISTSKTIKQRRPQIPDFGPQRDFFDDFFNRFFQGQPQRERKTSSLGSGFIIDKECYILTNDHVVNGADEIEVKMSDDHSFPAKIIGSDSKLDLALLKIETDHDLPVAKLGNSENLQVGEWVMAIGNPFGLEQTVTAGIVSAKGRVIGAGPYDDFIQTDASINPGNSGGPLFNANGEVIGINTAIVARGQGIGFAIPVNMAREIIDQLKETGHVTRGWLGVSVQDISEELAESFDLDSKKGALVAEVIADSPAEKAGIKRGDIILSFNGNPVDELRDLPRLVAATPIDKKVNVVLFRDGKKKTVTVTIGKMDGDEQGPAAIEESDLGLNLTDITHEFAERYSLETTEGVLVTGIDPEGPAIDANLRPGDVIVEINGRGIRSVKEFRAVTGEVKEGKYIRLLVQRATNLFYTTIKK, encoded by the coding sequence ATGTTTAGCAGATTCTTGCATCAAACACTATGGACCGCACTGATTCTTTTTGCCTTCAACACAAACAGCCTCGCAGCAGCGCCCGATTTCGTGCAGCTTGCCAAAGATCTCAAACCGGCTGTCGTTAACATCAGTACCTCGAAAACGATCAAGCAGAGACGCCCGCAAATTCCGGACTTCGGTCCGCAACGTGATTTTTTCGATGATTTCTTCAACCGTTTCTTCCAGGGGCAACCGCAGCGGGAGCGCAAAACAAGTTCCCTCGGATCCGGCTTCATCATTGACAAAGAGTGTTATATCCTGACCAATGATCATGTTGTCAATGGCGCCGATGAGATTGAAGTCAAAATGTCCGATGACCACTCTTTTCCGGCCAAAATCATCGGTTCGGACAGCAAACTTGATCTCGCCCTGCTGAAAATTGAGACCGATCATGATCTGCCGGTCGCCAAACTCGGCAACAGTGAGAATCTGCAGGTCGGAGAGTGGGTCATGGCGATCGGCAACCCTTTCGGCCTCGAGCAGACCGTCACCGCCGGTATTGTCTCGGCCAAGGGACGTGTTATCGGCGCCGGACCGTACGATGACTTTATCCAGACCGACGCCTCGATCAATCCCGGAAACTCGGGTGGACCGCTGTTCAACGCCAACGGCGAGGTCATCGGAATCAATACGGCGATTGTCGCCCGCGGACAGGGGATCGGCTTTGCCATTCCGGTCAACATGGCCCGGGAGATCATTGACCAACTCAAGGAGACTGGCCATGTGACCCGCGGCTGGCTCGGCGTTTCAGTCCAGGACATATCCGAAGAACTGGCTGAATCGTTCGACCTCGACTCGAAAAAGGGCGCCCTGGTCGCCGAGGTCATTGCTGACTCCCCGGCCGAAAAAGCAGGAATCAAGCGGGGCGACATCATTCTTTCCTTCAACGGAAATCCGGTCGATGAACTCAGGGATCTGCCACGGCTGGTTGCGGCAACTCCGATCGATAAAAAAGTCAATGTTGTCCTCTTCCGCGATGGCAAAAAGAAAACCGTTACCGTGACCATCGGCAAGATGGATGGCGATGAACAGGGGCCGGCCGCCATTGAAGAAAGCGACCTCGGCCTCAACTTGACCGACATCACCCATGAATTTGCCGAGCGCTACTCACTGGAGACAACCGAAGGTGTTCTTGTCACCGGCATTGACCCAGAGGGCCCGGCCATTGATGCCAACCTCCGGCCCGGTGATGTCATTGTTGAAATCAACGGCCGCGGAATCAGGTCGGTCAAGGAATTCAGAGCGGTGACCGGCGAGGTCAAGGAAGGGAAATATATCCGGCTGCTGGTCCAGCGCGCAACCAACCTGTTCTATACGACGATCAAGAAATGA
- a CDS encoding TRAP transporter substrate-binding protein DctP, with product MRKWRMIVCLLIALSLVLAPNAFAAKREKFGSDKRHESVKKELRKIKTSEEKIRWKMVMPWSKGLLFYDMAQHFADSVKLASGGRLDIKVFSAGELVGAMETFDAVSKGSAQVGHDWPGYWKGKNEAFVAFASVPFGLDAEGYNVWLYERGGLEMMQELYGRYNIYALPGGNGGQEMGLFSNKKATSMKDFKGMRLRTPGWFMDIMNNLGASVSPLPGGEVYLALERGVIDAAEFSSPAINYPMGFDDITKYVIEPGVHQPSVQCGLLFNKDAWNKLPDDLKWIVKIAAKETQLWSNAWIENLNVEAINKFAKKIEFVKMDKDTRIAFAKTTKTYLDSLKAKYPDVKKVLDSQEDFKKDFATWREQRSGVAPWPIDDYIKGKHLQ from the coding sequence ATGAGAAAATGGAGAATGATAGTCTGTCTGCTGATCGCACTGAGCCTGGTTCTGGCTCCGAATGCCTTTGCAGCCAAGCGCGAAAAGTTCGGTTCCGATAAGCGGCATGAGTCGGTCAAGAAGGAACTGCGCAAGATCAAGACCTCGGAAGAAAAGATCCGCTGGAAGATGGTCATGCCGTGGAGCAAGGGACTGCTCTTCTACGATATGGCCCAGCATTTCGCCGATTCGGTCAAGCTCGCTTCCGGCGGCCGCCTCGACATCAAGGTTTTCTCGGCCGGCGAGCTGGTCGGTGCCATGGAGACCTTCGATGCTGTCAGCAAGGGTTCGGCCCAGGTCGGTCATGACTGGCCCGGTTACTGGAAAGGCAAGAACGAAGCGTTTGTCGCTTTTGCCTCGGTTCCATTCGGTCTTGATGCCGAAGGGTACAATGTCTGGCTTTACGAACGCGGTGGCCTCGAAATGATGCAGGAGCTCTACGGCCGCTACAATATCTATGCCCTGCCGGGTGGTAACGGTGGCCAGGAGATGGGTCTGTTCTCGAACAAGAAGGCGACCTCGATGAAGGACTTCAAGGGGATGCGCTTGCGCACGCCGGGCTGGTTCATGGACATCATGAACAACCTCGGTGCCTCGGTTTCGCCACTGCCGGGCGGTGAAGTCTACCTTGCCCTCGAGCGTGGCGTTATCGACGCGGCCGAATTCTCGTCTCCGGCCATCAACTACCCGATGGGCTTCGACGACATCACCAAGTACGTCATCGAGCCGGGCGTGCATCAGCCGTCGGTTCAGTGCGGTCTGCTTTTCAACAAGGACGCCTGGAACAAGCTTCCGGATGACCTGAAGTGGATTGTCAAGATTGCGGCCAAGGAGACCCAGCTCTGGTCCAATGCCTGGATCGAGAATCTGAACGTCGAAGCGATCAACAAGTTCGCCAAGAAGATCGAATTCGTCAAGATGGACAAGGATACCCGGATTGCCTTTGCCAAGACGACCAAGACGTACCTGGACAGCCTCAAGGCGAAGTACCCGGATGTCAAGAAAGTGCTCGACTCGCAGGAAGATTTCAAGAAAGACTTTGCGACCTGGCGCGAGCAGCGTAGCGGTGTCGCTCCGTGGCCGATTGATGACTACATCAAGGGTAAGCACTTGCAATAA
- a CDS encoding two-component sensor histidine kinase: protein MFFRSIRFRLTSWYALTLAAVLAASSLFWYIALSRNLEKHIDERLLDVAKVVERSHLKEHRDLSLPQACNDLDKYILDHNWAGYAQVRNSLGNIICNINSVEGKPLPLGKSALLKITKMLHHFETVRNLDSYPLRLLSYPIVHDGRLERIIQIAESYEQAEHTLSDLKIVFLMLSPFAFIALTGCGWFLANRALTPIVNITETARKITAEKLDARLPVHEPQDELANLSNTINSMLARLEDSFNRIKQFSGDASHELRTPLAILKGETEVSLRWAKTEEELKQTLESNLEEINLMGRILEDLLELAKSEAGELHLDFEEFSLSDLLQDIYIHAKTLAEPRQHLIKLRLQVDSEIHIWGDQIQLYRMFLNIINNSIKYTQPEGTIEITLSVDDETAIVSVKDSGVGISKEHLANIYDRFYRVDAARNRQDGGTGLGLSIVKAIVDAHGGRIDVDSVVEKGTTFTISLPLKRETLKKS, encoded by the coding sequence TTGTTTTTTCGTTCGATCCGTTTTCGATTAACCTCCTGGTATGCCTTGACCCTGGCCGCTGTGCTGGCGGCCAGTAGTCTGTTCTGGTACATTGCGCTGTCGCGTAACCTGGAAAAACATATCGATGAGAGACTGCTCGATGTTGCCAAAGTGGTCGAACGATCGCACCTGAAGGAGCACCGCGACCTGTCACTTCCGCAAGCCTGTAACGACCTCGACAAGTACATCCTCGATCACAACTGGGCCGGCTACGCCCAGGTCCGGAACAGTCTCGGCAATATCATCTGTAATATCAACTCGGTCGAAGGCAAACCGCTCCCTCTAGGCAAGTCGGCGCTGCTGAAAATAACCAAAATGCTCCACCATTTTGAAACGGTCAGAAACCTCGACTCTTATCCACTGCGACTTCTCAGCTACCCGATCGTCCATGATGGTCGCCTCGAACGAATTATCCAGATTGCCGAATCATACGAACAGGCCGAACATACGCTAAGCGACCTGAAAATCGTATTTCTGATGCTCAGTCCGTTCGCTTTTATCGCTCTGACCGGATGCGGTTGGTTCCTCGCCAACCGGGCCCTGACTCCGATTGTCAACATTACCGAAACCGCTCGTAAAATTACCGCCGAAAAGCTCGATGCCCGACTGCCGGTGCATGAACCGCAGGATGAACTGGCCAACCTCTCTAACACGATAAATTCGATGCTGGCCCGCCTCGAAGACTCATTTAACCGGATCAAACAGTTCTCCGGCGACGCATCACATGAACTCAGAACGCCCCTGGCTATTCTCAAAGGGGAAACCGAAGTCTCTTTGCGCTGGGCAAAAACGGAAGAAGAACTCAAGCAGACTCTCGAATCGAACCTTGAAGAGATCAACCTGATGGGCCGGATACTCGAGGACCTTCTGGAACTGGCCAAAAGCGAAGCCGGTGAGCTGCATCTCGATTTCGAGGAATTCAGCCTCAGTGACCTGCTTCAGGATATTTACATCCATGCCAAAACCCTGGCCGAGCCACGACAGCATCTGATCAAGCTCCGTCTTCAGGTCGACTCCGAAATTCATATCTGGGGCGATCAGATCCAGCTTTACCGGATGTTTCTCAACATCATCAACAACAGTATCAAGTACACCCAACCCGAAGGCACTATCGAGATAACACTCTCGGTTGACGATGAAACAGCCATTGTCAGCGTCAAGGATTCAGGGGTCGGCATTTCGAAAGAACACCTGGCGAATATTTATGACCGTTTCTACCGGGTTGATGCGGCCCGGAACCGCCAGGATGGCGGGACCGGACTCGGGCTATCGATTGTCAAGGCGATTGTAGATGCGCACGGCGGCCGGATTGATGTCGACTCGGTTGTCGAAAAAGGAACAACTTTTACCATCTCCCTGCCGTTGAAACGGGAAACCCTGAAAAAGAGTTGA
- a CDS encoding (Fe-S)-binding protein: MARRPKVNDKKPLGNLFNDDAPTYPSVLQCMRCGFCLPTCPTYAMTGRERSSPRGRVALARAVAEEQLDFTQALKDEAYFCLDCRACTTACPSGVHAGEVMEHCRSQAHEAFPPSTPVKAFRNFVLEKMLPDPDKLEFSMLPARLYQKLGIQWLVRQSGIMKIGPDWMAKAEGMIPELHPPLRQQLPEVVPAEGEQRGTVAFFLGCIMTLMYAEVSRQTVRVLAQQGFEIVTPKAQKCCGAPHLNEGDRETARQLALHNIELFLDLEADAIVTDCAGCGAALKEYEELLEGTADHDKLVAFKAKVRDVSEFLAEVGLRTEDLEPLDLKVTYHEPCHLCHAQNISRQPRDLLKSLPGVEYIEMNEASWCCGSAATFGLKFTEESREILDRKLNNVAATKADILVTANPGCHLQLAWGLKEAGMKQPVLHIMELIGKAVKD, encoded by the coding sequence ATGGCACGGAGGCCAAAAGTGAATGACAAGAAGCCGCTCGGCAATTTATTCAATGATGATGCCCCGACCTATCCGTCAGTATTGCAGTGCATGCGCTGCGGTTTCTGTCTGCCGACCTGTCCGACTTATGCTATGACCGGTCGGGAGCGTTCCAGTCCACGCGGCCGGGTTGCCCTGGCCCGCGCCGTGGCCGAAGAGCAACTCGACTTTACTCAGGCTCTGAAAGATGAGGCTTATTTCTGCCTCGATTGTCGGGCCTGCACGACCGCCTGCCCCTCCGGTGTTCATGCCGGAGAGGTGATGGAGCATTGCCGCAGCCAGGCACATGAGGCTTTTCCGCCGTCGACTCCGGTCAAGGCCTTCCGAAATTTTGTCCTTGAAAAGATGCTGCCTGATCCCGACAAACTCGAATTTTCGATGTTGCCGGCCCGGCTCTACCAGAAGCTCGGCATTCAGTGGCTGGTTCGTCAGAGCGGAATCATGAAAATCGGGCCGGACTGGATGGCCAAGGCCGAGGGGATGATACCGGAGTTGCACCCGCCGTTGCGGCAGCAGCTGCCGGAGGTAGTGCCGGCCGAAGGTGAACAGCGCGGGACGGTCGCCTTCTTCCTCGGCTGTATCATGACCCTGATGTATGCTGAAGTGTCGCGGCAGACGGTTCGGGTTCTGGCCCAGCAGGGCTTCGAAATCGTCACCCCGAAAGCCCAGAAGTGCTGCGGGGCGCCGCATCTCAATGAAGGGGACCGGGAAACGGCAAGACAGCTCGCCCTGCATAATATCGAGCTGTTCCTCGATCTCGAAGCCGATGCGATCGTCACTGATTGTGCCGGTTGCGGGGCAGCGCTCAAGGAATACGAAGAGCTGCTCGAAGGGACCGCTGATCATGACAAGCTGGTCGCCTTCAAGGCCAAGGTCAGGGATGTTTCCGAGTTTCTTGCCGAGGTCGGCCTGCGCACCGAAGATCTTGAGCCGCTTGATCTCAAAGTGACGTATCATGAGCCGTGTCATCTCTGCCACGCCCAGAACATCAGTCGGCAGCCGCGTGATCTGCTCAAGTCGCTTCCGGGTGTTGAATATATCGAAATGAACGAAGCGAGCTGGTGCTGCGGTTCGGCCGCGACGTTTGGTCTCAAGTTTACCGAGGAGAGTCGGGAGATTCTTGATCGAAAGCTCAATAACGTGGCGGCGACGAAAGCCGACATCCTGGTCACCGCCAATCCCGGCTGCCACCTGCAGCTCGCCTGGGGATTGAAGGAGGCCGGAATGAAGCAACCGGTGCTCCATATTATGGAGTTGATTGGCAAAGCGGTAAAGGATTAA
- a CDS encoding DNA-binding response regulator gives MSEVLDIIVAEDNPKDFEFLESLFEKWENLPNIERAQNGAAALELALKYENPLVVSDIQMPEMNGIEFARELWAKKPTTRIVFWSQFKDEMYVRSLLKIVPPETVYGYILKSNTKEKIAAAIETVLCDEQCWIDPDVRKVQGVTGHSQTALSDIEFEALIDISLGLTDNLIAQRRYLSRRGVQSRLNSLYNKLGIDQEQFHSDKHGDALNLRNRAVAVALRRGLINPFELENEETIFQEWLAKFIRSH, from the coding sequence ATGTCAGAGGTTCTCGATATCATTGTCGCCGAAGACAATCCCAAGGATTTTGAATTTCTCGAATCCCTTTTTGAAAAATGGGAAAACCTGCCGAACATCGAGCGGGCCCAGAATGGCGCCGCCGCCCTTGAGCTTGCCCTGAAGTACGAAAATCCGCTGGTGGTCAGTGACATCCAGATGCCGGAAATGAACGGCATCGAGTTTGCCCGCGAGCTCTGGGCGAAAAAGCCGACAACCCGCATCGTTTTCTGGAGTCAGTTCAAGGATGAGATGTATGTCCGGTCCCTGCTCAAGATCGTGCCGCCGGAAACCGTTTACGGCTACATTCTCAAATCGAACACCAAGGAGAAGATCGCTGCGGCCATCGAGACGGTACTCTGCGATGAACAGTGCTGGATCGATCCGGATGTGCGCAAGGTTCAGGGCGTCACCGGCCACAGCCAGACCGCACTTTCCGATATTGAATTCGAAGCCCTGATCGACATCTCGCTCGGCCTGACCGACAACCTGATCGCACAGAGACGTTACCTTTCCCGCCGTGGCGTGCAAAGCCGTCTCAATTCCCTCTACAACAAGCTCGGCATCGATCAGGAACAGTTTCACAGCGACAAGCATGGCGATGCCCTCAACCTCCGTAATCGGGCGGTTGCCGTCGCTCTGCGCCGCGGCCTGATCAACCCGTTCGAGCTCGAGAACGAAGAGACGATTTTCCAGGAATGGCTGGCCAAGTTTATCCGCAGCCACTGA
- a CDS encoding FadR family transcriptional regulator, which translates to MTTLFQPIKPKKISEEIVEQIKQLISSGDLKPGERVPSERELSTMLGVSRPSVREAIMVLEAMGFLESRQGGGTYIRSLTEMTIADPLSSLVGSKQPKILYALTEVRMGLETWSAYLAAQRATEDQIQQMRSLYTIMEKQAAEGGWDAEIDAKFHYIITEATQNTIQVHVLNTIHSLFQTTIMVALTEFYQKEGYLERLLTQHRDILEAIEARDPERAQKAMQVHLELVEKKMNEFLEEEKS; encoded by the coding sequence ATGACCACTTTATTTCAACCGATCAAACCGAAAAAGATCTCTGAAGAGATCGTCGAGCAGATCAAACAGCTGATCTCTTCCGGCGATCTCAAGCCGGGCGAACGCGTCCCTTCAGAACGGGAGCTTTCGACCATGCTCGGCGTCAGCCGACCATCAGTCCGCGAAGCGATTATGGTTCTCGAGGCGATGGGATTTCTCGAATCACGACAGGGTGGCGGCACCTACATCCGATCCTTAACCGAGATGACTATAGCCGACCCGTTAAGCAGTCTTGTCGGCAGCAAGCAACCGAAAATCCTTTATGCTTTGACCGAAGTCCGCATGGGGCTCGAAACATGGTCGGCCTATTTGGCCGCGCAAAGAGCGACTGAAGACCAGATCCAGCAGATGCGCAGCCTCTACACCATCATGGAAAAACAGGCCGCCGAAGGTGGCTGGGATGCCGAGATTGATGCCAAGTTCCATTACATCATCACCGAAGCAACCCAGAACACGATCCAGGTTCACGTTCTCAATACGATCCATTCGCTCTTCCAGACAACAATTATGGTCGCCCTGACTGAATTTTACCAGAAAGAGGGCTATCTCGAACGCCTGCTGACGCAGCATCGAGACATCCTCGAAGCGATCGAAGCGCGCGACCCGGAGCGGGCGCAAAAAGCGATGCAAGTTCATCTTGAGCTGGTCGAAAAGAAAATGAATGAGTTTCTCGAAGAGGAGAAAAGCTGA
- a CDS encoding phosphoenolpyruvate synthase regulatory protein: MAQKPNLYLLSDATGETAEKMVMAALTQFRKKDIRINRISHVRTKNAIYEVLDDALENKGLVVFTIVNREMAQMVHDECNSLGIPCIDLITPLLMKFSEFLGRDPGETPDLLHGVDEEYFRRVEALEFTIKHDDGQEVRNLTNADIILAGISRTSKTPLSVYLAHRGWKVANVTLVKGVEPPPELFTVDRGRVAGLVIDPQRLGELRASRLRNLGQDPKAAYADFEEIEEELAASKKIFRQQQWVTINVTGKAVEETANEVLVKLGLK, from the coding sequence ATGGCACAAAAACCGAATTTATACCTTCTTTCCGATGCGACGGGAGAAACGGCTGAGAAGATGGTGATGGCCGCCTTGACCCAGTTCCGCAAAAAGGACATCCGCATCAACCGGATCAGCCATGTCCGGACCAAAAATGCAATCTACGAGGTGCTCGATGATGCCCTGGAGAACAAGGGCCTGGTTGTTTTTACAATCGTAAATCGGGAAATGGCGCAGATGGTTCACGATGAATGCAATTCGCTCGGAATCCCCTGCATCGATCTGATCACCCCATTACTGATGAAGTTCTCCGAGTTTCTCGGGCGTGATCCCGGCGAAACCCCAGACCTGCTGCACGGTGTTGATGAAGAGTATTTCCGCCGGGTCGAAGCCCTCGAATTTACGATCAAGCACGATGACGGTCAGGAGGTACGCAACCTGACCAACGCCGACATCATTCTGGCCGGGATCTCGCGAACCAGCAAAACCCCCCTGTCGGTTTACCTTGCGCATCGCGGCTGGAAAGTCGCCAACGTTACACTGGTCAAGGGGGTTGAACCGCCACCGGAGCTCTTTACGGTCGACCGGGGACGCGTCGCCGGCTTGGTCATTGACCCACAGCGTCTGGGTGAGCTCCGGGCTTCCCGCTTGCGCAATCTCGGGCAGGATCCGAAAGCGGCTTACGCCGATTTTGAAGAGATTGAAGAAGAGCTTGCAGCTTCAAAAAAAATTTTCCGGCAACAGCAGTGGGTCACTATAAACGTGACCGGCAAAGCGGTTGAAGAAACAGCAAACGAAGTCCTGGTTAAACTGGGGCTGAAATAG
- a CDS encoding DNA-binding response regulator: MKILVVEDEKKVASFIQRGLEEEGYEVDVAYDGEEGLSIGSDGSYDLILMDLMLPKIDGLEVISKLRGQDVRTPVLCLTAKDKVDDIVSGLDSGSDDYLTKPFAFAELVARVRALIRRGNTERGAEIVFADLRLDPVSHKVWRNDREIDLTTKEYALLEYMMRNPNQTLTRSMIAEHVWDYTFDSFTNIIDVYVNYLRKKVDRDFDKKLIHTVRGVGYVLKED; encoded by the coding sequence ATGAAGATTCTGGTCGTTGAAGATGAAAAGAAAGTCGCCAGCTTTATTCAGCGGGGACTCGAGGAGGAAGGGTATGAGGTCGATGTCGCCTATGATGGTGAAGAGGGCCTGAGTATCGGGTCTGATGGCAGCTACGACCTGATCCTGATGGATCTGATGCTGCCCAAGATAGACGGCCTGGAGGTTATCAGCAAATTACGCGGCCAGGATGTGCGGACACCGGTTCTCTGCCTGACCGCCAAGGACAAGGTTGACGACATCGTCTCCGGACTCGATTCAGGAAGTGACGACTACCTGACCAAGCCGTTCGCCTTCGCCGAACTGGTGGCCCGGGTCCGGGCCCTGATCCGTCGCGGCAATACGGAACGCGGCGCTGAAATCGTCTTCGCCGACCTCCGCCTCGATCCGGTCTCGCACAAGGTTTGGCGCAATGACCGGGAGATTGATCTGACCACCAAAGAATACGCGCTACTCGAATACATGATGCGCAACCCGAATCAGACCCTGACCCGCAGCATGATCGCTGAACATGTTTGGGACTATACCTTCGATTCTTTTACCAACATTATCGATGTTTATGTGAATTACCTGCGGAAAAAGGTCGATCGCGATTTTGATAAAAAACTGATCCACACGGTTCGTGGCGTTGGTTACGTCCTCAAGGAGGATTAG
- a CDS encoding ribonuclease Z: MRPVFYPLLVDGPHGDPAFYVRIAHRREALLFDCGSLASLTAREMSKVRHLFISHTHVDHFIDFDRLVRFFLYTDHHLTVHGPSGLARQVGSRLAGYTWNLVDGFPFEITVREWDGAVIDSFRFRARNAFRMEELDSIDCPDGRLLETAAYHVSAVRLDHGNITSLAYTLQEVLHIAIHKDALERAGYRPGPWLTDFKDFLRSQQACPDSIEVPLHAGGSVTCTIVDLAARIAHTEPGMKICYVTDVSPTEANLEKIIALAASAHLLAIEAPFAHSDLERARKRNHLTAHLAGAIAAKAQVSRCLFFHFSPRYHETGYDLAKEGEAAFRTSAQVR; the protein is encoded by the coding sequence ATGCGTCCGGTTTTCTATCCACTTCTGGTCGATGGTCCGCATGGCGATCCGGCCTTTTACGTCAGAATCGCCCACCGTCGGGAGGCCCTGCTGTTCGACTGTGGTTCGCTGGCCAGTCTCACGGCCCGCGAAATGTCGAAAGTAAGGCACCTCTTTATTTCCCACACCCACGTCGATCACTTCATTGACTTTGATCGGCTCGTCCGTTTCTTTCTCTACACCGATCATCACCTTACCGTTCATGGCCCGAGCGGCCTGGCCCGGCAGGTCGGTAGTCGACTGGCCGGCTACACCTGGAATCTGGTTGATGGTTTTCCATTCGAAATTACGGTTCGGGAATGGGACGGCGCAGTAATCGACAGCTTCCGTTTTCGGGCCCGCAACGCCTTCCGGATGGAAGAGCTTGATTCCATCGACTGTCCCGATGGCCGGCTCCTTGAGACCGCGGCCTATCATGTTTCGGCCGTCCGACTCGACCACGGCAACATCACGTCACTCGCTTACACTCTGCAAGAAGTCCTGCATATCGCCATTCACAAGGATGCCCTTGAACGAGCAGGGTACCGACCAGGACCCTGGCTGACCGATTTCAAGGATTTTTTGCGCTCGCAGCAGGCATGCCCTGACTCGATCGAGGTGCCATTACATGCTGGCGGTTCTGTCACCTGCACCATAGTCGACCTCGCTGCGAGAATCGCCCACACCGAACCGGGGATGAAGATCTGCTATGTTACAGACGTCAGTCCGACAGAAGCGAATCTTGAAAAAATCATCGCTCTCGCTGCCAGTGCACACCTGCTCGCCATCGAGGCACCTTTTGCTCACAGCGATCTTGAAAGAGCCCGAAAAAGAAACCATCTGACCGCACACCTTGCCGGGGCTATCGCCGCAAAGGCACAGGTCAGCCGTTGCCTTTTTTTCCACTTCTCTCCGCGCTACCATGAGACCGGCTATGACCTGGCCAAAGAAGGAGAGGCTGCTTTCAGAACTTCCGCTCAGGTGAGGTGA